The Branchiostoma floridae strain S238N-H82 chromosome 3, Bfl_VNyyK, whole genome shotgun sequence genomic sequence TAACACGGAGTACAATACAACGATATCACCAAGAGAATCGACCATATACGTGCCTATATATGTCCAAATGGGCTGTCCCAATCCATTGGGACACCGGGGGTGTTCTGGTGTTCCATCAGAAGTGCTGGGTTGTTCTGTTCCATTCAGACTACTTGGTTGTTCTGTTCCATTCGGACTACTTGGCTGTTCTGTTCCGTTCGGACTACTTGGCTGTTCTGTTCCGTTCGAACTATTTGGTTGTCCTGTTCCGTTCGAACTACTTGGTTGCCCTGTTCCGTTCGAACTACTTGGTTGTCCTGTTCCGTTCGAACTACTTGGTTGTCCTGTTCCGTTCGAACTACTTGGTTTTCCTGTTCCGTTCGAACTACTTGGTTGTCCTGTTCCGTTCGAACTACTTGGTTGTCCTGTTCCGTTCGAACTACTTGGTTGTCCTGTTCCGTTCGAACTACTTGGTTGTCCTGCTCCGTTCGAATTCTCGGGTTTTTCCTTTAACTTATCCTCAGGACATTTGTGTTGTCCCTTCAGCTTTACCCTCGAACATTCCTCCCAAAGGCCCTTGGTGCCCACGGCCATCTCGGTAGTGTTGCCGTGACAGGGGGGCCAGATGCCGGGCTGGAGTGACACCCACACGGGGGTGATGACTCCTCCCAGGAAGAGCGCCAGTCCCAAACACGTCAGGACCACGCccacaagatggcggacgtccATGCCGTCCGAAGAGGTGATTTTGGAACTCGTCTTCACAACTTTGAGTGCAGAACTGGAAAAGATAACACAGTAAATTTGTGTTTTGACCATTGTCTGATAAAGGACAAAAGAATGAGTCCAAGGCCACAGTAGGTAGTTTCGAGAAATACAAGATACGATGAATCTAATTTGACATAAACACATGCATGTCGAGTTCTCATGAATTCAACAATGCCACAACTATCATGATCATCCTCTATTATCATGTGGTAGCCGATAATCCTTCCTGTAAAGTTTGTTAATAATTCAACAATTTCTCCTGCATTGGCAGGTACATTCATCAAATGGAATTCCCCCGTCAGCCGCAAGTAAGTGAGATCGTGACCTGCACTATATTCATGTGTTTCTGAGGTACTGTTCTGAGTTAAGATTGATAGAAATTAAAATATTTTCCTGTCCTTGAGTCTTtgagctttatttttttttgtcttaatATATTCAATAGATTATAAGGCTTAACAATTTAGACAAAGCCGCGAATAATCGGTGGAAGAGAAACTCGTTATCATGAGCGTGATCGACCACCTTTGCAACTCAGGGGGAAGAAATGTAAGTATGTCAGTATCCATTGAGTCATTACATATATCACCTTAGCACCATCTGGTGCCGGACAGACGACGACAACCCGAAAATACTGTAACTAACTatttaaattgtttttgatacatttgtctgtctgtgtttccgttCTTTCCTTAGGCACGTTTCACAACAGAGTAATGTCAgtcaaaaccttatttgcataattagtaagCTACAAGTAAACAAGAGGAACAAGAAGCCctacattttcttttgttactGGTACTTTACTTCTACTTTGCTTCGCTGTCTAAATCCATTGCTAGACGCTTCACCGGCAACCTGTGTAATCAAGTGTTGTCGGTAACCTGGCCGaccctagaaaaaaaaaaaaactaccgcGTGCCTTCCCTGACCGGCTGCTGACGAATGGCCCAAATTTTCGATCTGAGTGGTGACATTCATAAAAGAATAACTTTATTTCACATTCTGCGAACAATTTTTTTGCCTTGAACAGTTGCTAACTATACGAATGTGTAGTAATCATCTTccctcttttttttcaaattatctaattattattattaactaTATATACTTTTGCGTGCACAGTGTATATAGCaatcaaaatatgaaaatgcCAGTGCCAGTGCCAGTGCCATTGGGAGTGCAAAGGATCGTGGAGAgcggcatattttccttcccGGCGTATTAtcagttaaaaatcgcgaatcaacatcccccccccctcccaacaacttacgccaatgcccccagagGGGCCGGTGAAGGAGACTACCGATTACTGCCTTATTTaggcttaaccctattcagaccggggggggggcttttgaggcccgcgctaacttcgatgtcctataacgccagaacggcttacgctagacccaccaaacttggtgagttttcctaaaatattgttggcaacaagtttagaaagtttgaaaaattttccactttttcgtgttgccatggcaaccgtttgttgacaggcagttttgccaaaaatcactatttttggttctaacaatgtatttttctcatttatttgctatattactgctattttgttacataaataaaatgttatattatttagcatatctttcataattatatatgcataaattatgctaatttgatgacgtcatcagcccaaaatccaagatggcggaccgtatgtccagatcaagaataataaGCTAAttgtcccttaaaatttgtaaccacctggtattttttcatcaaaaaccatctaaatgaatgaatctagtctatttccattgccctttgtggttatttgttgcaaaaaaagtatttttaaaaattcaaggtggtcgatataatatggcggagcccaactcgtatctaagatgtgcatgacgtcattgtatgacgtcattttgacgtcattgatgttgctattggcaacgcaagtcgtaataaacattattattctgttatctgcacttgttgttacatttttgtagcataacttgaagttttctgagaatacccttttttcatgggtccggccaatataatcaaattgatgacgtcataattacgtcatcttacgtcaacgtaacgtcaaacgtcaaatacatgtcagatattatgtcgacattatgtcctaaaaatttggtggccctacggcacgtcgttttagagttataggacttcaaagtggagggcctcaaaagcccccccggtccagggatgaccaaaaaagcccggtctgaatagggttaagcacTGCACGTTCTTGCAACAAGTGTGCCCTATTTATTCAAAAACTGTTATTTTTTATCACGCATGTTTGCTGTATTGAGCTCGTTGCATGTTACCTATACACCCTTCTTGTTTTTCTAAGACAACGTAAATTCAGGCTTGCAAACAACAAGTGGTATGTAGCATTCAAACGTGTATGTCGGGAGAAAAGAGAATTCCGAGAGATCACGAAAGACTATCAACACTGATTTTGCCAATTTTcgtgagaagaaaaaaacacactgattttgccaattttcgtgagaagaaaaaaaaactgattttgcCAATTTTCGTGAGAAGAAAACCACCCCACTAATTTTGCCAATTTCCGtgagaagaaaaataaaacactgaTTTTGCCAATTTTCGTGAGAAGAAAAAAACCCCACTAATTTTACTAATTTTCGTGAGAAGAAAAATAGACAGAGAAAATCAATAGAATCAGCACTCCATCCATTAGCTTTGAATAGGTTCAGTTCATAGACGTTAAAACATGTTCGTTGAACAAGACATAACACACATAATTAATGTCCTAAATGGTGTGTGGCGTTTGTAAAGAAACCAAAACCAGAGTGAATGAAGGTAATGATGTAGAATGAATAGGTAGGTAacatcaactatcataattccaccaggttccataataccgccacctaaaaataaacttagtatagaggtcttcccaagattgtcttggacaccgaatgttaaatatcctagatgtaatacaattcagatatttatgtgttgaagacaatcttgagaaggcctctataacaacctTTTTTGAGGtagcggtattatggcacctggtggaattatgcgaatgtatgttatacAGGTTTCCAGCACTGTTATCCAGTGTTAATGTTACTATGATTCCATACATGACTGTTAGTGTTTTAAGTGTCTTCACTATAAGGTTGAAAGaaacagactattccaaaaaGTCGCTACATTTTCACTGAGCTTTTACAATCTAGGACATCACCAAAAGGCTACTGTTATTACTTAAATTAGAAAACTCACGCACTCATTTTGCAGTGTGTTGGACAGTTCATCAATCATTATGAAGAAGTAAAATCCAATAATAGATGTACCTTCAGTTGACTAGACATCAGTGTTATGTAACCTTTCGTTTTCTCTTAAGAACGTTCATGCAGTTAGTCTTCGGGCATTATTTTTCgcataaaatgtattttaaatCATCCAGTGTTAATGTTACCATTAACCCAGGACTGTCAAGATTGttatatgtatttttgtattatttgttattgCTACCATGTTGCGCACTTTTACTAAATTAACAAAAGATATACTGTTATTCAGTGTTAATATTTTCATAATTCCTTACAGGACTGTTATTCAGTTTCAATGCTATCATAGGTCTACATAGTATTGTTAAGCTTGttatatgtattttttgtaGTAGTAATATATTTTTACAATTACTAGCATGGTGCGcacttttataaaaaaaaagacacacagACTTACAGTACTATTTATATACAGTGTTAATTTTGCCATAATTCTATAGAGGACTGTTGGACAATGTTAATGTTATCGTAAGTCTACACAGTACTGTCAAGCTTGCTCTATGTATTTTTGTAGTAATctaattttgtaatttctaCCGTGTTGCGCACTTTTGTACAAGAAGGGAAAGAGTCTTACCTTGTAATGAAACCACTGCTGATATTTCCACAATAAAACAAGGTGGGTTTCTTCTGTCTTATTCCTTTGGATCGAGAAAGGGTTCGAAAACCTTCCTCTTCGGTAGCTCGCAGGGAAAACAAGACATCCTCCCGATGTCCCTTGGGGATAAGATGTTATTTGGCTTTAGAGTGACTTAATGGTCAACTTAGCAGGCGTTACTGTGCCATCATCGCTGCTTATTAAATATTCAACAGGGGAATGGTTATTAAATATTCAACGGACAAATGGCACTACTACAGACAGGGCCAGATGTTCCTCTCAGAaccgaaaaaaaattaaaacgaAAACGAAACATTAGTAAAGGGGTAAGAATAGCTTTTTCGCTGTTTTCGTAATAGAAAAAAGAATATTACCAATCGGTAGAACTTATGATATCCTCTGAACCTTCTataattggaaaaaaatagacTTTATATTTACTACCAATTTACAAAGTCAATAAACGTATAGGAATTTTCCAACTCATGTAACTAGCAGTACCAAAACCAATTTCATATCACACTTCTCGTAGAAATGCACAAGAtgaaataagtaaataaataaagacgTCAAAGCGACCAATATGTGATGTAGGACTAGTACTTcgtttcaaataaaaaaaaaattatctctCTCCTCTCTATGCAAGGGCCAGTGCACCTATGCCTATGTTGTATACAGTTGTTTCGATTGGAGTAGGCTGGATTGTTTTTGCACCAAAATTCAGTCCGATTTGTCTTGATTATAACAGGGTTAAACTGTGTGCTCTTTGGGGAGAGGGGGCGTAAATTGCGCGTGGTGACTGTACAGCTAGCTAGCGCGTAATGGAATTAGTATTCCCATGGCTTACTATACGCTACTTTACTGAAGCCAAGAAATCCCACCTGTCAGGCATGCATCCATGTAAAGCCGTCAGACATGAACCACTTTTGTGTTCTATTGACCTGCCTCATTTTCTGATCTCACTGggctgctttttggcaaaagACATTATAATGTTCGCTAATTGGTCGCCTAAAATGACGAATTTTTGAAGATTGCAATAGGCAAAATGTCGCGAAGTGGCGCAAACTAGATGCGAAATAGTCGCCAACACtagttgcaaattttttttattaaagtgATGATTTCTCAAAATTTAGCTGTATCTCGTGTCTAATCTGGGTGGAAACTAAGGATGTGACATCCCGAATGCGGCCAttttctttgggggggggggggggtacccgAAAGGAAATATTGGCAAAGTTGCCAAAATGATTTGTCGCCAAGAGATACCAGCTTCGCAATCAAATGACACACTGCCTAAGCTTCATAATGGTTGATCAGACACTTCCAGCCAAAAGCAGTGCTTTGATTGATTTCTTTCCTTAATGCACGTTAAGTCTATAATGTATGAAACGTCGGAAGACAGATATCGCTACCTGACGTTTCCTAACTCTCAAAAGCTGCTTGTATAATTTTTGACTAATGTTGAACTCATAAATCCTCGGTGCTAGTTCTAAGGTTTTGTTATTATCCAGGCGTTAGAAAAATACAGGTTGCTTTTTCTGGTAACCCGTCAAACTACGCTAGCAATATCTATGTGGGGTCGTGGGGCGTATCGGCACGGTGTTCGGCTCAGAACCAAatggtcccgggttcgaataTCGTGCCATCATGTCACGGATCTTGTGtcattttgtgcccttgggaaaggcatggAGGTCGGCAAGGTACAAAAGTGTCCGGACCAAGCTGCCATtcgacctcaatacgacagtaattttCCAAGGTGCGGTCAGgttactgtaggttttgaaccactcatacCGATAAGGACTTCTGCTcatttcgataagtgtggtgggatctttaacttgcgtggggtgtggctctccccaaacacgagacctccatttaacgtcctatccgagggacggccctaaccgaaactaggcactcattttcaccttagtgaaatgaggaaagtcgtgttaagtgcctctcCCAAGGGCATCTGGACCAATCAGTGGTTTGGTACCCGTCCCCTCtggggtctgggtcaaacacctcaCCGAATGTGCCACGCGATGCCACAAATTAGGGCTTTACAAAGTTGATATAAGAATGTGCAGCAGTGAACTATATTGAACACGCcttttacatttcaaaagttTCATTATCAAAAAAGACACACGGTGATTGGTGAGCACACTGCAGTTTAATTCACATGTACGCAATATACAATCCCGGCTTTCGTACATATAAAAAGTTCTAAGATTTGCATCTTTTCTTTTACGCGCCTTACAAACAGGAAtgcttcatttgcatatttgttacCAATGTGGAATGCTTCATTTACATAGTTGCTACCTATGTGTGAAAAACCGAGGCTCGTGGCATGAGGTCCTACCGCCTTGTCAAAAGACACATACGAGCACGAATAGTGAATGCCAGATAGATACATACGCGACAATACTGAATTAAAGGAGCCCTAAACTTCTCAAGGGGGCGTTACTTTCTGGTAGATTTTGCACAATGAATATATAATCtgccacttttttttttcaaaattacgGTAATTACGCGACGACATGTATTTGTAAAGCATATGATACTAATAACCCCCGTACAGACCCTCCCCGTGTATTCATTATACGTACAGACATTTTGCTTAGTGTAAATATTTTCTGCATTACGTTATGCGGTTCTATGAGCACACGTGCACCAAAAAGACCAGTTGTTGACAAGATACAGAAAAACTTTTACGAGAAAAGTGTTGTTGCcttaaaattgtttttgttagaCCTTGTCAGACACATTGTCACATGTACAGGCCGAGAATGCTTATTACGCTTGGAGGGTATTTGAGGAGCCTGGCAGAACTGAATGTTTTTTCTTGCACGCAAGAgcactgggtactttatcgtataccGTGAATAAATATGCATTTTGTATAGTATTAGAAAACAACGCCCCCTTGTGGAGTTCAGGGCAAATTCATGCCACAATTGCACCATACATTCGCATTTCTACCTCACAACACGCAGCAGCTATTTTTAGGCTCTACATCATAGCTTATTTGATGCCATATTGCACTGGTGTTCCATATCGACACAAGCCCTGTAGACTCACATACGTAATGTGAAATTGAGTGACCACTACACTACACAGTTCTAAACATTAGAGAATCTAAGTActgtacaaaacacataaaatatACACAACATTCGTGAAAAATAGAACCTTTGGCAAATTGAAAAGATATATAAGATTATGCCAAGAACACTGTATATATATCGCTCTTGATATACCCACAATAAGACACACGTGTTTTGCGATGAAGATGATAATTGACAttagggttaggttagggtAATGTATGCGGAGCGTCCTATCTTAGCTTGTAGTGCTTACTGTAGACCTGTTACTTTTATTACAAATTGCTTTGTATTGACATTCCGTGAGCCGTATCTCACTGGACCAACCTGTGGCGCCGACTACGAGGGCGttaataagtaatgcccctgacccacttccagttgtctgatctagatgaaattttgcatgtgtaatgatttatatctctatgggttatgttgacAAATACAGCTCTGCaataattgtggtttctgatgtACAGGTGTTTGAACTAGTCAGGTGTGAAATAGAGCAAGGGGTGAAatgagccagttgagtgtcgcgcagtgatccggtttttgtatttgaaaggacgcacaccaaaggagacttttgatgaaatgaaagaaacttatggtgatgatgccccatcatatgaccttgtaaaacgctgtcATCGTGaaatcaaacatggccggaagtctgtgaaaacagctcccagacctggtcgtccctcttctgccattgatgaggcatctggtggaggaccaacctgaggtgttctacaaaaacggtgtccagagctgcatgaaacaatgggagaaatgcataactctgggaaGTTtctatgtagagaaagactaataactgtgccaagtttcattaatctcctgctatggggaATGGGTCAgaggcattacttattgaacgcccctcgtatgttcGCAAATAGACACCAACACGTCGCAACTTTGTATTGTCTAGTAGTTGTGTCAATTTTCCGCATGaaatggtatttttttttatttaataaAAAGTCGCAATTTGCAAACTATCTTTTTGATAAATATCTATCGTAACAGTTCtactttttttcatatcaatgGTAACACTGCTATTTTCAATGACAGTATCTTGTGTCTTTAATATTTGGGATGAAACTGAGGATGTGACATTCCgcgcgccgccattttgtttttagaGGTCACATATTTTACACGTGTGTCGCACGTCAGTTGGGATCGCAAGGGAAAATTTCAATTCCAATTCGCAATAATTTGTCGCCAAAAGGCGCAGCCCAGTGAGATTGCACAGCCCAGCATTTTTATCCATTTTGCAAGTAATCTTTACTTCTACGTCCTTTATAATGAAGGGAAAATGCATACAGTTTTTATGTTAATAAATGGCGATGATAACATCCACTGCGATATCCATCACTCGTATCTACAGAGAGCAATTTTGGAAAACGCTTTTGCGACTATGTTTCTACCTATGAGTTTTGTACTATTAGGACACACGTCTTAGCACACATTTTTGACGGATACACTATTGTACTGACTATTTAATAGTAGACAAGCCGTAAATGTCGCCATAATTTGCCCCTATGGAACGGGGGTTTTGTAGTCACTAGAACTGGTGTTCCGGCCTTGTCTGTTCGCACTGCGTTTGATTGCTAGTCACGCCATGGGGACATTAACAGGTAGTTCGCGgtgtgaaagaaaatgaaataggCCAGAAACTGCACATATTTCCAACGAGGCATGATATTATCGAGTTACTATGTCTTCCCCGATAaggaatacattttgtttttgctgcTGTGTTATTCTTCAAGcttctttcttctgttttttttttctgtcaggagccaatcagagcGTAGAGCTGCCGTGAACCTATCAGGAACTGCATTTGCATATTAGCTGTTAAAACAAATATGAACAATTACAGGTTTTTGATATCCTATAGGGCAAGCCTAGTGGTAATCTAAAGAAATTAAGAAGATTTAGGGTGGCtctttttacttgcacaaaatAATACAGACATCGTCAAAAAATCAAGCAGATTTAGGGTTGACAGAAATCAAGCAGGTTGTAGAttggaaaacattttgcattttcggGGGAAATGTTGCCTCTCTAGTTTTCATACATTTTGCTGAGAGATTTCTGAATTATTCTGGAGCCTGACCAGTAAGATCATAGATGATGTTGACACGTTTCCCTTGTATATGCCATTGGCACTCCAGAACAAGATATAGAGCATGCATTCCATACTCAGTTGTAGCTGCAGTGAGTATGGAATTTCAATGGACTCACAGGGCTTGTTTTAATAATCTCCTTCGCACATTTCAATACGCATGTGCGGGCGACAGGAATTTTGGGTAAACTTGTAAACATTCGGCTAGTTTACAGGTGCCATGAAATTCTGGAGATTGTTGCacaatcgaaacaatggtcgagactgTTTATGTCTGaagggccttcacctttgacatattacccagaattcctgtcgctgcacgtGCGCAGTGAAGTGTCTGCAAAAGAGCTTATTTCTGCGATGTGCTCCTGCGGTATTTTTTTCTGTGAGATTTACACTTCATAGTGATTATTCAAAAGGATAACAAGATATCTAAATGTTCAAAGGCTTTTGAGCCACGATGGACTTCAGAGCAAATAGCTATGCCCGCCTCCTTGTCAGTGTCCCTCTGACATCACGTGAAAAAACGCTCTTTGCtacttacaaatgtacttgtacaGTAGCTGTTCAATGTTCATGTAGCGATTTCTTGATATGTCCTTCATATTTCCCGGTGGACGTCGATGGCTGTCTTTCAACAGTGATGTAGGTGGTGTAGGGTTAATATGGCTCCACAAGTTCACgggtacgtcgatgaaggttagacatccaggtaataagatccaccaaaaagcagctactcaagcaactagagatgattttggaaatggtcagacgtttcaagtagcatctactacctttcgtcagtgacacaggtAAAAACATGCTTCATACCCTACCAAAAATTGATATAcaaactcatttgcataaacgtCATCTTGACAttgtcttacctttgtttcctattgCACTGTCTAAAATTTGTCCTCAAACTcctttgcatttcaattcataggcagggtataaaacctgctcttcaacagatcCTTTCAGAGTCAccgacgaaagataacggaagTTTTTGAAGCATGTGAAGCTttcgaaatcatatccagttgcttgagtaactgatttttggcgTAAATTGTCCGGTATTTTCCCAGATTTAGGTGCTGAAGGGTTATATTCATGGTGACTCCGTACCTTTTCTTGATTCGTTGCCACATTTGGGGTTGTTCAAGGGTTAAGGTGATTTTCCATTTCCAGTCCTTGATACTTTGCCAGACTTAGGCGATGGAGGGTTAAGGTGACTCCAGTTCCTCCTTGTTAGTTATCGGTGCTTCCATCTCGTCGTCATCCTCGGTGCTGTGCCAGATCAGGAACCCGCCGGGCACGCTGAAGAAGGTCTGTGCCCACGTGAGATAGAAGGAGACACTAAACGGAACGTCCATGCCATACAATTCGTGGTCAATCGTATAGAAGGCCGCTCCGATGCCTCCAGCTATCCCTGTGACAGAGATataagtcaatcaatcaatcaatcaatcaaacaaacaaacaatcaatcaatcaatactaATCAAGCAATAAAAATCTATCAATCAATACAAATCAATTGATCAACCAATCCATGGCGTCATTATGGCAAGCCTTGGTACTTCAGAAGGACTTTCTGTTTCATCTTCTTTAGCAAAGCACTTGCTGTGGTCTGCAGGTGAATTTTTTGCGACTCAATATAAACTTTTCACGTGTGAAAGTTTCAACCCGCAGCCCCAAACAACTCAAACCAAACTACGTCAATTAAACTGATGAGCTGAGCAAATTTGGCCCACATTGCAAAGCTAGGACCCTACCTGTTCTTTCTCACCTAAAAAAAGTCTCCAGACAGGCCGAAAATGTTGAAGGAAAAGAGGGactttcaaggattttaagtgaGCAACGAAACTCTGATCATGGTGCGGCGAcatagatgtcggttagctggggaatgagtccactctacttaATACTGCAACTCTAGATATAGAGTGtctatttgcaaaatcatgcccgaaggctaatttcTCAAGGACTAAGGGAAGTAGATAGTGTGATACATACAACTattgtctaatcaactatataatatgatacaatgaatactattgtcgggtttgatttcttctttgaaggcagtggttaatgaactgtcccacgttctgtatgatggtgggattttgtgcttttagtagaaatataggtggtaaaagcttggtgacattgtggcaactgtttgaaataatgtgtttctttcggcttcatagtgggtacactgactgataaaacttgtttcattttccactgcgtTCATTGAGCAAGTCCAAAACAACAATATCTGTGGACCCACCTCCGAAGATAATCAATGTTGTAAAGATGGTATAACCGTCCACGGCTGAGTCCAGGTCACCCTTACATGCAGCCGACACCGCCAGGAAGGCGCCCGGCAGCAGCAGCATGGTGGACAGCATGATACAGAAACGGGCTATGTGGTACGCCGTCGAGTGAGCTTGCAACAGTGAAAAGATTGTCTTCCGTTAATAGttccatcaggttggtacgtcactgatgaataaagagactctttttgcacaatcatagctttattcacaccaacatttcggtgaccgtttttttaaatatttttattgcatttcacaaatatacagtttatataaataaaacataaaaacacagactaaaaacataaaccacggatcCAACAAAAATGGATGGTACAAATTAAGTATATAGCAAAATAATGTAAATCAAGATGAATACAGGAATTTATGTATAATAAACAATAGTAAATGAATGATTCAAACAAGAACGTTAGGAATCATTACAAATGGAAAAAATATAAGTTAAGTGACCGTTTTCTTACCTTCTTCATGGagattctgactggttcacattgtacatgCAGCATCATTGTAAACAAATTCGCATAAAGCAGTCAGTAcctatgtacatgttttacgtTGGTAACCGTATCTGAACTGCAAGCAGCGACAtctagtgctgcagtacaatgtgaaacagtcaggaaggtgacagacggtcacccaAAGTGTCGGTGtgataaagcaatggttgtgtaaaaaaagtgtcTTCATTCATAAAGATAGTCTATTTCCACAAGCTGCCCTGTTATTTATAAATCATCAAAAGGGTTCCTTGACAGCATTTATGTTCGCAATACATTTCCTTACGTTTGGGACTACATTTCAAACACCTCACTATCTATGTATAAATGTAAATACAGTCAAGCCTGCTAGATGTACCACATTTAAAGAACGGCAATGGCGGTCagtttttgtcggtcccttacATTTTTTACATTGACCGGAGCATTAAGAAATATTTTATGCATATGTGAATGCTTGTCATTTGATGTACCACTGATGTTttctatgtactagtattatgtTCCACTGTATAACGTATTTTGTTCAATTGCGCCCAATATCAGCATTACTgccagcaaggaggttgaaatagGAACAACCTCCTTGCTGCCAGGGATGCCCCCTGTATTGCC encodes the following:
- the LOC118412730 gene encoding paternally-expressed gene 3 protein-like; translated protein: MDVRHLVGVVLTCLGLALFLGGVITPVWVSLQPGIWPPCHGNTTEMAVGTKGLWEECSRVKLKGQHKCPEDKLKEKPENSNGAGQPSSSNGTGQPSSSNGTGQPSSSNGTGQPSSSNGTGKPSSSNGTGQPSSSNGTGQPSSSNGTGQPSSSNGTGQPNSSNGTEQPSSPNGTEQPSSPNGTEQPSSLNGTEQPSTSDGTPEHPRCPNGLGQPIWTYIGMKGHTHAFQLTRFSVVLGLMLLLPGAFLAVTAACRGELDSELDGLEIFTTLIILGGAFGGIGALCYTVDYITSHVSTPLGVSFYLTWIQTVFTVTGGVLIWLKPTDDMVSV